Within Metabacillus sp. KUDC1714, the genomic segment CTTTTCACTCACTTTAACGAAAGGCTTTAAAACCGTTACGGTCACCTCTTCACCAGGTTTAATTACTGTATCTTTTTTAAGTCCAGTATTTAAGTCTAATAGTTGCTCTAACGTTAAATCATGTTTAGATGCAATACTACCTAATACATCATTCTCCTGAATCATGTATTTCTTCTCCTCAAGTGTACCTTTTTTTAAAAGAATAACGCCTTGATCAACAGTTAATACTTTGTCTGGAGAAACTTTTTTCGTTTCAAGTGAAACTTTCTCAGAAAATGTTACGTCTAATATACGTGACTGCCCTTCTTTTAATGAGTCTAAAGGAAGATTAGTAGCTTGTCTCGCCTCAATATCATTAAGTACATCTTTAGTTACATATTGCAGCTTATACTCAGTTAATACAGATTCAGCATCTGCTTTACTATTAAAATTAGCAACAGACTGATCGTTAATCATTAATTCAGTAGATTCAACAACAACATCAAGCTCTTTATCTAAGTTTAATAATGTCTCATTATTATTAAAGACTGGGCGAAACATTTGTTCAGGAATAATTTCTATATCTTCAACTGTTAAATTTAAATTCTCATATGTGGCTTTTTGCTCTTCTAATTTTTTCTTAGACAGATCATCGATCAACACTTCATTATCAACAGTGCCCATGTAGTCTTCACCTAAGTAGATATGATAAACAGTTGATAAGGATGTTTCTGCAGAAGCAGATTCTACTCCTAATGTTAGGGTAGTTGCTAATG encodes:
- a CDS encoding M23 family metallopeptidase — protein: MFKRSNRLVGNHLIKKYSFINKFTMGIALATTLTLGVESASAETSLSTVYHIYLGEDYMGTVDNEVLIDDLSKKKLEEQKATYENLNLTVEDIEIIPEQMFRPVFNNNETLLNLDKELDVVVESTELMINDQSVANFNSKADAESVLTEYKLQYVTKDVLNDIEARQATNLPLDSLKEGQSRILDVTFSEKVSLETKKVSPDKVLTVDQGVILLKKGTLEEKKYMIQENDVLGSIASKHDLTLEQLLDLNTGLKKDTVIKPGEEVTVTVLKPFVKVSEKQEMLKKESISFETEVKEDSSLPKGEQKITQKGVDGERLVNYVIFKENSSEVKRETASEEILKEPVKEIILKGTKIIPSRGTGSLAWPAVGGYISSGLGQRWGKLHKGIDIARPSDRTIKAADNGTVESAGFNGGYGNKVVINHNNGLKTIYAHLDSISVSVGQVVSQGQKIGVMGTTGHSTGVHLHFEVYDNGNLKNPMDYLKK